The Columba livia isolate bColLiv1 breed racing homer chromosome 13, bColLiv1.pat.W.v2, whole genome shotgun sequence genome has a segment encoding these proteins:
- the SS18L2 gene encoding SS18-like protein 2 — MSVAFVPERLRGKAEVNQETLQRLLEENDQLIRCIVEYQSKGRATDCVQYQHILHRNLIYLATIADATPPSTQKTVD; from the exons ATGTCGGTGGCGTTCGTGCCCGAGCGGCTGCGCGGGAAGGCGGAGGTGAACCAGGAGACGCTGCAGCGG CTGCTGGAGGAGAACGACCAGCTGATCCGGTGCATCGTGGAGTACCAGAGCAAGGGCCGGGCCACCGACTGCGTGCA GTACCAGCATATTCTGCATAGAAACCTCATTTATTTAGCTACAATTGCTGATGCGACGCCACCCAGCACGCAGAAGACTGTAGACTGA